A genomic stretch from Verrucomicrobiia bacterium includes:
- a CDS encoding Gfo/Idh/MocA family oxidoreductase codes for MKAKASGKRVRYAVVGLGDIAQSAVLPAFANSRGNSELTALVSDDPVKLKRIGRQYQVGRLCDYGDYRALMRSGEVDAVYICLPNELHREYAVHAAEAGIHVLSEKPLAKTEAECEDILKACAENKVRLMTAYRLHFERANLEAIHLLHSGKIGELRIFQALFTQQVKPGNVRLDDHLSGGSLYDIGIYCINAARYLFRSEPAEVFAFSARNGDPRFKEVDEMTSAILRFPKDRLASFTTSFGASDSAVFTVVGTKGVLRLNHAFEYSDSIEMELISGGRTIRRKYALRDQFAAELIYFSNCILKKREPEPSGIEGLLDVHIIRSLYESARNGLPVRTRELRAPHRPDLRQEIYRPPARRRPKIHAQSPSR; via the coding sequence ATGAAAGCCAAAGCGTCGGGAAAACGAGTTCGTTATGCGGTCGTCGGATTGGGAGATATTGCGCAGAGCGCGGTTTTGCCGGCGTTTGCGAATTCCAGGGGAAACTCCGAGTTGACCGCGCTGGTTTCGGATGACCCGGTAAAGCTGAAGCGAATCGGACGCCAATATCAGGTCGGACGGTTGTGCGATTATGGAGATTATCGGGCTTTGATGCGCAGCGGCGAGGTGGATGCGGTTTATATTTGCCTGCCGAATGAGTTGCATCGGGAATACGCCGTCCACGCCGCCGAAGCGGGAATCCATGTGCTGTCCGAGAAGCCGCTCGCCAAGACCGAGGCGGAATGCGAGGACATCCTCAAGGCTTGCGCGGAAAATAAGGTGAGGCTGATGACGGCGTATCGCCTGCATTTTGAACGGGCGAATCTTGAGGCGATCCATTTGCTGCACTCGGGAAAGATCGGCGAACTGCGAATTTTTCAAGCGCTGTTCACGCAGCAAGTGAAGCCGGGAAATGTCCGGCTGGACGATCACCTGAGCGGCGGTTCGCTCTATGATATTGGGATTTATTGCATCAATGCCGCGCGCTATTTGTTCCGCAGTGAACCGGCGGAGGTCTTTGCTTTTTCCGCGCGCAATGGCGATCCGCGTTTCAAGGAGGTTGATGAAATGACGAGTGCGATTTTGCGTTTTCCGAAGGACCGACTGGCGAGTTTCACGACCAGTTTTGGCGCGTCGGATTCGGCGGTGTTCACGGTGGTGGGAACGAAGGGAGTTTTGCGATTGAACCACGCGTTTGAATATTCGGATTCGATCGAGATGGAACTTATTTCCGGTGGTCGCACGATCAGGAGAAAATACGCCCTGCGCGATCAGTTCGCGGCGGAACTGATTTACTTCTCGAACTGTATCTTGAAAAAACGCGAGCCCGAGCCGTCGGGCATCGAAGGGCTTTTGGATGTGCATATCATCCGGTCGCTTTACGAGTCCGCGCGCAATGGGCTGCCGGTGCGGACCAGGGAACTTCGCGCCCCGCATCGGCCCGATTTGCGCCAGGAAATTTATCGGCCGCCGGCGCGGCGCCGTCCTAAAATTCACGCGCAATCACCGAGCCGATGA